Proteins from a single region of Urocitellus parryii isolate mUroPar1 chromosome 4, mUroPar1.hap1, whole genome shotgun sequence:
- the Tyrp1 gene encoding 5,6-dihydroxyindole-2-carboxylic acid oxidase — MKASNLLCLGLMFPLLIFQQAWAQFPRECATAEALRSGVCCPDLSPLSGPGTDPCGSSSGRGRCEAVTADSRPHSPQYPHDGRDDREGWPLRFFNRTCQCNGNFSGHNCGSCRPGWRGAACNQRILTVRRNLLELSAEEKNHFVQALDMAKRTTHPQFVIATRRSEEILGPDGNTPQFENISIYNYFVWTHYYSVKKTFLGAGQESFGGVDFSHEGPAFLTWHRYHLLQLERDMQEMLQEPSFSLPYWNFATGKNICDICTDDLMGSRSNFDSTLVSPNSVFSQWRVVCESLEDYDTLGTLCNSTEGGPIRRNPAGNVGRPMVQRLPAPQDVAECLEVGVFDTPPFYSNSTNSFRNTVEGYSDPTGKYDPAVRSLHNLAHLFLNGTGGQTHLSPNDPIFVLLHTFTDAVFDEWLRRYNADISTFPLENAPIGHNRQYNMVPFWPPVTNTEMFVTAPDNLGYAYEVQWPSRDFSISEIVTIAVIAALLLVAVVFVGASCLIRARNKMDEANQPLLTDQYQHYADEYEKIQNPNQSRV, encoded by the exons ATGAAAGCTTCTAACCTCCTCTGCCTGGGATTGATGTTCCCCTTGCTGATTTTTCAACAGGCCTGGGCTCAGTTCCCACGAGAATGTGCTACTGCTGAGGCTTTGAGAAGTGGTGTGTGTTGCCCAGACCTGTCCCCTTTATCTGGGCCTGGGACTGACCCCTGTGGCTCCTCATCAGGGAGGGGCAGGTGTGAGGCAGTGACTGCAGACTCGAGACCCCACAGCCCCCAGTACCCCCACGATGGCAGAGATGATCGGGAGGGCTGGCCCCTGAGGTTCTTCAATAGGACATGCCAGTGCAATGGCAATTTCTCAGGACATAATTGTGGGAGTTGCCGTCCTGGGTGGAGAGGAGCAGCCTGCAATCAGAGGATTCTCACAG TCAGGAGAAATCTTCTCGAGTTAAGTGCAGAAGAAAAGAACCACTTTGTCCAGGCCCTGGATATGGCAAAGCGCACAACTCACCCTCAATTCGTCATTGCTACCAGGAGATCAGAAGAAATACTGGGACCAGATGGCAACACACCACAATTTGAGAACATTTCCATTTATAACTACTTTGTTTGGACACACTATTATTCAGTCAAAAAGACTTTCttgggggcagggcaggagagCTTTGGTGGGGTGGATTTCTCTCATGAAGGACCAGCTTTTCTTACCTGGCACAGGTACCACCTACTGCAGCTGGAGAGAGACATGCAG GAAATGTTGCAGGagccttctttctcccttccctacTGGAATTTTGCAACTGGGAAGAATATCTGTGATATCTGCACTGATGACTTGATGGGATCAAGAAGCAACTTCGATTCCACTCTTGTAAGCCCCAACTCGGTCTTTTCTCAATGGCGAGTGGTCTGTGAATCCTTGGAAGATTATGACACCCTGGGGACACTCTGTAACA GCACGGAGGGTGGGCCAATCAGGAGAAATCCAGCTGGAAATGTGGGCCGACCCATGGTGCAGCGTCTTCCCGCACCACAGGATGTCGCTGAGTGCTTGGAAGTTGGTGTATTTGACACACCTCCTTTTTATTCCAATTCTACAAACAGTTTCCGGAACACAGTGGAAG GTTACAGTGATCCAACAGGGAAGTATGACCCTGCTGTTCGGAGTCTTCACAATTTGGCCCATCTATTCCTGAATGGGACAGGAGGACAAACCCATTTGTCTCCAAATGACCCCATTTTTGTCCTTCTGCATACTTTCACTGATGCTGTCTTTGATGAATGGCTGAGGAGATATAATGCTG ATATATCCACATTCCCATTGGAAAATGCTCCTATTGGACATAACAGACAGTACAATATGGTGCCATTCTGGCCTCCAGTTACCAACACAGAGATGTTTGTTACTGCTCCAGACAACCTGGGATATGCTTATGAAGTTCAATGGCCAA gTCGGGATTTCAGTATATCTGAGATTGTTACCATAGCAGTAATTGCTGCTTTATTACTGGTGGCAGTTGTTTTTGTGGGTGCTTCTTGTCTGATTCGTGCCAGAAACAAAATGGATGAAGCTAATCAGCCTCTCCTCACTGATCAGTATCAACACTATGCTGACGAATATGAAAAAATCCAGAATCCTAATCAGTCCAGGGTCTGA